In one Litoribacterium kuwaitense genomic region, the following are encoded:
- a CDS encoding PspA/IM30 family protein: MIFKRLRDITKAGIHDGIDKLENPVSLLNQYIRDLEEEIAKAQESVSKHMAIEDRFKQQLNNTKTLIEKRTQQAQAAMEAGEEELARKALTERYHHEQKIASYEDYYTQAKEQVNELQAQLRELNNQYQELKERKHALIARANAAKTQEQMLTAMESFDKESAVKGFARMEERINEKESRVRVMRQQQQFSSTSQQVENLEMKKTIDDQLAQLKTPTTAQEATSSENASSSS, translated from the coding sequence ATGATCTTTAAACGACTACGCGACATTACAAAAGCTGGTATCCATGATGGCATTGATAAACTCGAAAATCCTGTATCCTTACTTAATCAATACATTCGTGACCTTGAAGAAGAGATTGCAAAAGCACAAGAATCTGTCAGCAAGCATATGGCCATTGAAGATCGTTTTAAACAACAGCTAAACAACACGAAAACACTGATCGAAAAGCGCACCCAGCAAGCGCAAGCGGCTATGGAAGCCGGCGAAGAAGAACTCGCTCGCAAGGCCTTAACCGAGCGATATCACCACGAGCAAAAGATTGCTTCCTATGAAGATTATTATACGCAAGCAAAAGAACAAGTGAATGAATTACAAGCACAATTACGTGAACTTAACAATCAATACCAGGAATTAAAAGAACGCAAGCATGCCTTAATTGCTCGTGCGAATGCCGCAAAAACACAAGAACAAATGCTGACAGCGATGGAATCCTTCGATAAAGAAAGTGCTGTAAAAGGCTTTGCACGTATGGAAGAACGCATCAATGAAAAAGAATCACGTGTACGCGTGATGCGTCAACAGCAGCAATTTTCTTCCACATCACAACAAGTGGAGAACTTAGAAATGAAAAAGACCATTGATGACCAGCTCGCACAACTTAAAACTCCAACAACAGCACAAGAGGCGACTTCGTCAGAAAACGCCAGCTCCTCTTCCTGA
- the liaF gene encoding cell wall-active antibiotics response protein LiaF: protein MKHKNHLFGLVILVLGISILLNILFGFSTAAFFGPALLLILGLYFYQQGTKLVGGILFLVGIIVFSREFLHIDIAGFLIALIFIYTGYRLLVDQKKHKRRKQKKQEEPAFEPDLDKEFDREFEEAMGQYSSSNTHTTNHSAHDQTATNDHTTFTMSRSSLIGDFKLTDQRFELKHSKFSNGIGDMTIDLSKAIILQEQTNLQLSGMIGDITLYVPYDLDVFVEASVTVGDLEVLGYKQGGINRKVKVKSNRYDYSTKKVYIDISLLVGDVSVRYI, encoded by the coding sequence ATGAAACATAAAAATCATTTATTTGGTTTGGTGATTTTAGTGCTCGGCATATCCATTTTGCTTAATATTCTTTTTGGTTTCAGCACTGCCGCCTTTTTTGGTCCAGCTTTGTTGCTGATTTTAGGGCTTTACTTCTATCAACAAGGCACTAAGCTTGTTGGCGGTATTTTATTTCTCGTCGGAATCATCGTCTTCTCAAGAGAATTTCTTCATATCGACATCGCTGGTTTTCTGATCGCATTGATCTTTATTTACACAGGATACCGGCTGCTCGTTGATCAGAAAAAACATAAGCGCCGTAAACAAAAAAAGCAAGAAGAGCCTGCATTTGAGCCGGATCTCGATAAAGAATTTGATCGTGAGTTTGAAGAGGCCATGGGGCAATATTCGTCCTCAAATACACACACCACAAATCATTCGGCTCATGACCAGACAGCAACAAACGATCATACGACCTTCACAATGTCGAGAAGCTCGTTAATTGGAGATTTTAAGCTCACTGATCAACGTTTTGAATTAAAGCATTCAAAATTCTCCAATGGCATCGGTGACATGACCATCGACTTATCGAAAGCGATTATTCTTCAAGAGCAGACGAATTTGCAGCTCAGTGGGATGATTGGCGATATTACGCTTTACGTTCCTTACGACTTGGATGTCTTCGTAGAAGCTTCTGTCACTGTTGGTGACCTCGAAGTCCTCGGCTATAAACAAGGAGGCATTAATCGAAAAGTCAAAGTGAAAAGCAACCGTTATGATTACTCAACAAAAAAGGTATACATCGACATTTCCCTTCTCGTTGGAGATGTATCAGTGAGGTACATTTAA